A window of Maioricimonas rarisocia genomic DNA:
AGCCATCGCGTCTCTCTATCCTAGCAGCGACCTCGACGAATCTCGATTCCACGCGCGCACAAAGAAGGCCGCTGCCAGCACAGGGCGGGCAACGGCCGGAATGATGTTCAGAGGTGGCTCGTCGTCAGTCGGGAAGCCCCCGGCGGCATCAGCGCCACTTGGGGATTCGCATCAGCTGCGGATTCGGGTCGAACGCCCACAGCTTGACGCGGCTGTCCATCTGCGCGGGATTCACCTTCGCGGGATCGAGCTTGCGACCGTTGCCGTCGATCGCGAGGAACTGCACCTTCACGCTCGGCGTGTTCTGATCGCCGACGACTTCCTGCGTGGCGGCGAACTTCTGATAGAACAACCGGATCTTCGGATCACGCGGCGAGTCAAACGATCCGACGGTCACCACCGACTGGAAGCGATCGTGCCAGACGTAGGCGTCGATCCCTTCGTTGTCCCTCAGGGCGATCGCGAGCTGCTGGGCCTGCATGGCGGCGGCATCGAGGTCGTTGTCCTTGAGGAATCCATCGAGCGTGATGCCTTGGGCCTTGCCGACCTGCGTCACCGACTTCCCTGAGAAAGTGGCCACGACCAGCGTGAAATCGCCGTCGGCATCGAGCAGTGAGTGGCGGACACCGCTGTTGAGCTGTGCGAGCAGTGGATCGCGACGGCGCTGAGCGACTTCTTCGGCCGAGAGAAGGGGGTTGATTGTCAGGAACGCACCGCTGAGCGGTCCGGGACGGCCGGGCGTCGGCTGGTAGACGACCCCGTCTTCGAGGCTCCTGGGGCGGAACTTCTTGATCCAGGCGAGCGTCTGCTGGGCCGTTTCATTGTCGATCGACGGATAGTTGCCGGCGATCACGCAGGTGGCAGCGACGCGGCGGAGGTTCTTGCGGCGATCGTCCCGTCCGGCGCGGTCGACGGTCGTGATCACCTCGTTGTCGGGCGTCCGTTCGAAGACGTAGGCCGGGATGCCCTTCTTTCGCAGCTCGTAGACGAGTTCGTCGGCGGCCTGGTCGGGCGTTTTCCCCTTGACCGTTTTGCCGTCGGAGGCGGTCGTGTGGAAGCTGGCCACCAGGATCATCCAGGGGCCGTGCTGCTTTCCCAGTTGATATCGCTTGCCCTGGACCGCTTCGATGCGGGCGGCATGGGCGGTGGCGGCCGGGAGAACACTCGAAACGGTCAGGCAGATCAGCAGTGGCACGGACAGGCCGATGCGCATCGCACACTCCTTGTGCTGCGGTCGGTGAATGGGCTGAACGAATACAGACGGTCGTTCGGCGGGCAGGGCACATCCTGTGCGCCCGGAACGTCGCCCACTGGTGGTGTTTTTGGGAAAAATGCGGCTCGGGCCGCAGAAAGACTGGAGAGGAGGCGGGCTTGTATCAGATCTCGCGAATCGTGTCCAGAGGCCATTTGTCGCCGAGCGTCTCCTGCTGCAGCAGCGTGAGCTGATGGATCCCGGCGCGGGCCATCTTCAACTGGGCGGCCAGCTCCGCATCGGAAAACGTGCCCCGCTCGGCGGTTCCCTGCAGTTCGACGAACTGGCCGCTGCCGGTCATCACGATGTTCGCATCGACCTGAGCGATGCTGTCTTCGCTGTAGTCGAGGTCGAGCAGGATCTGGCTGTCCACGATTCCGACGCTGATGGCGGCGACACTGTCGGTGAATACGCGGCGACTGTCGAAGCCGGGATCTTCGATGGAGGTGACCGCATCGACCAGGGCAATGAAGCCGCCGGTGATGCTCAGCGTGCGAGTCCCGCCATCCGCCTCGAGGACGTCACAATCGACGGTGATCGTCCTCGCGCCGAGTGCTTCGAAGTCGACGACAGCCCGCAGGCTGCGGCCGATCAGCCGCTGGATCTCGGTGGTCCGCCCGTCCACCTTGTTGCGGTCGCGACGTTTGCGGGGCGACGTGCTGCCGGGCAGCATGTTGTACTCGGCGGTGACCCATCCGGTGGGGGGATCTTCGTACTTCTTCCAGGGCGGGACATCTTCGTCGACGCTGGCGGTACAGAGGATCGTGGTGCGACCGGCGCGAATGAGTACGCTTCCCGGGCTTTGCCGCGTGAAGCCACGTTCTACGGTGATGGGTCGAAGATCGTCGGGCTGCCGCTGGTCGTGACGCATGGGAAATCAGATCGTCGGGAGTAAGAACAGGTGAGGCGTCCTCCGGAGGAGAACCGGTCGCAGCAGGGAAGTCTAATTGCGGGGGGACCGTTTCGAAAGGTTGCTCCGAGGGGCGCGGCAAACCGCGGTTGCCAGCGTGAACGGGGCCGCCTATCGTGACAGCGCAGCCGAAAGGAACAATGGCTGCACAGTCTTCAACAGGAATCAGGGAATGGCGTTGCTTCCGATGACTGATCTGCCGAACAACCGTTGCCGTACAGCGACCGGGGCTCTGGTGCGGTTTGCCTGCCTGAAATTCGTTGTCGCATGCCATGCCGGCCTTCGCGTGCTGCGCTGGTCCGGCACTGCAGCCACCTCTCGGGTGCCACGGCTCTGTGAGCCGTGCGCGTCACCCACTGGGGCCGTGACGTCGACAGGTCGGTCGTTCGTCGCTACTGCGTGGTGTGTGCTCCGGCGAGCCGCGTCGCAGTCCTGCGCCCCAGCCACCCGCCGCGTGCTGCGCTGGTCCAGCACTGCAGCCTCCTCTCGGGTGCCACAGCTCTGCGAGCCGTACGCGTCGCTTCGACCGAGCGTCGCGATGTACTGCACGCCAGCCACCCGCGTATTCCCTGTTCTGCTGACTGCCGTGATGATCTCCCTGGGGTGCGGTGGTGCCGCCCCGGCACCGGTTGTGGCCAGCGGACCGTGGGACAACTTCCGCGGCAACCAGGCGTTCGAGTACCTCGAACAGGTCTGTGCGATCGGACCGCGGATCAGCGGCACCGAGGGAATGCGGCAGCAGCAGGAACTGTTGCAGAGCCATTTCGAGGGACTGGGAGCCCAGGTGCGGTATCAGGGCTTTGACGTCGCTCATCCGGAAACCGGTATGCCGGTCCGGCTACAGAACATGATCGTCTCATGGCATCCCGAAGCGAAACAGCGGGTACTGCTCTGCTGTCACTACGATACCCGTCCCTGGCCGGATCGAGAGCTGCTGCCCCATAACCGCCGCAAGCCGTTTATCGGGGCGAACGACGGCGGCAGTGGCGTGGCACTGCTGATGGAACTGGGGCACCACATGGCGTCGCTCAAGCCGCGGTATGGTGTCGACTTCGTGTTCTTCGATGCCGAGGAACTGATCTACAACAGTCGCCGCGACAAGTACTTTCTCGGCTCGGAACACTTTGCCCAGCAGTATCGGGACAATCCGCCGCCGTACCGCTATGAGTACGGCGTGCTGCTCGACATGGTGGCTGATCGGGACTTCAAGGTGTACTACGAGCGGAACAGTCTGAAGTACGCGCGGAGCGTCACGCAGAGCGTGTGGGCGGCAGCGCGGGCCGTGGGAGTTCGCGAGTTCGTTGCTCGGCCGAAACACGAAGTTCGGGACGATCATCTGCCACTCAACCAGATCGCCCGCATCCCCACGTGCGACGTGATCGACTTCGACTATCCGTACTGGCACAAGCGGAATGATCTGCCGGCTGCCTGCTCGCCGCAAACGCTCGAAAAGGTCGGGCGCGTGATGGTGTACTGGCTCGAGCATCTGCCGGTGTCGGCCGGTTCGCGGAGCCGGTGAGGCAACAGCGGGCCGGCGGCAACCGGCGTCGGTGACTGGGCTTGCCCCGGCGGGGGGATCTCCCCTACAAAACGCGGCAGAACGGCGCGACCGGACCGCGCCGCCTGATCCGCGTGCCAGGCAAGGATGCCATGTTTCACCGATCCGCCCGGATTCTCGGTCGATTTGCCCCGTCACTTCTTCGCGGCTGCGAAGGACTCCTGCTGGGAGCGTACCTGCAGGTCTGGGGCATCCAGATTGTTGCGACCTTCGGACAGTCTCTGCCTGTCCTGACCGCTTCGCTGCTGGTCGGTGTCGCTGCCTGGACGCTGGCCGGCTGGTCGCTGCGAAAGACCGATCCGGGTGAGTCGCGAACGGCTCGCATGATCAGTCACGCCCTGCTGGCCGTCTGGACGCTCGGATTTCCGTATCTCGGCGAGACCGTAGTCTCGGGACTGAGTCTGCTGTCGGCAGAGTCTCTGGCGAACCCGTGGCTGGCGACCGCTGTTCTTCTGCCGCTGATGGCGGCGCTGGTCGGATTGCCGACGCTGCTGTGTGGGTCTGTCGTCACCGGTGACACACCCGGCCAGGACCGCATCGTGCCCCTGATCTGCGGAGCCGCCGGCTCGCTGTTTCTGCTGCCGATCACTCTTCAGCCCTGGCTGGGGACTGCGGTCGTCTCCTGGATTGCCTGCGGCGGTGGCCTGGCGCTGGCAGCGACGCTGTTTCTGCGTCGTTCTGTAGTGGCCGACGTGGCACCCGATGCAGGCACCGAACCGGAGTCGACGTCGGTTGCCGGAGCCGACGGGACAACGGTGGGCTTCGCGCTGACAGCCTCGCTGGGTTGCGGTTTGGCGATTGCGGCGGCGACGCGACTGACGCAGCAACTGCTGATGGGCAGTGCCTACCTCGCCGGTGCCGAACTGGCCGGGCTGCTTGCCGGCCTTGCGCTGAGCGGGGTAATCTCCCGCCGGATCGTCGCCCGCAACGGATCACCTGCAATCGCGGCGGCCCTGCTGGCGACCGGCTGCCTGTTGCTGCTCGACGTATTGTTCGGCGGTCTGATTCGCGCCTCGCTGTGGATCAGTGCCGAGGTGTCGTCACTGCCCCTGCTGTTGCTGCTGCGGGCAGGACTGGCGGCTCTGATCGTCCTGCCTCTGGGTATCGCCACGGGTCTGCTTGCTCCTATCAGGAAGTCGG
This region includes:
- a CDS encoding M28 family peptidase; the protein is MYCTPATRVFPVLLTAVMISLGCGGAAPAPVVASGPWDNFRGNQAFEYLEQVCAIGPRISGTEGMRQQQELLQSHFEGLGAQVRYQGFDVAHPETGMPVRLQNMIVSWHPEAKQRVLLCCHYDTRPWPDRELLPHNRRKPFIGANDGGSGVALLMELGHHMASLKPRYGVDFVFFDAEELIYNSRRDKYFLGSEHFAQQYRDNPPPYRYEYGVLLDMVADRDFKVYYERNSLKYARSVTQSVWAAARAVGVREFVARPKHEVRDDHLPLNQIARIPTCDVIDFDYPYWHKRNDLPAACSPQTLEKVGRVMVYWLEHLPVSAGSRSR
- the rph gene encoding ribonuclease PH, whose protein sequence is MRHDQRQPDDLRPITVERGFTRQSPGSVLIRAGRTTILCTASVDEDVPPWKKYEDPPTGWVTAEYNMLPGSTSPRKRRDRNKVDGRTTEIQRLIGRSLRAVVDFEALGARTITVDCDVLEADGGTRTLSITGGFIALVDAVTSIEDPGFDSRRVFTDSVAAISVGIVDSQILLDLDYSEDSIAQVDANIVMTGSGQFVELQGTAERGTFSDAELAAQLKMARAGIHQLTLLQQETLGDKWPLDTIREI
- a CDS encoding SPOR domain-containing protein, producing MRIGLSVPLLICLTVSSVLPAATAHAARIEAVQGKRYQLGKQHGPWMILVASFHTTASDGKTVKGKTPDQAADELVYELRKKGIPAYVFERTPDNEVITTVDRAGRDDRRKNLRRVAATCVIAGNYPSIDNETAQQTLAWIKKFRPRSLEDGVVYQPTPGRPGPLSGAFLTINPLLSAEEVAQRRRDPLLAQLNSGVRHSLLDADGDFTLVVATFSGKSVTQVGKAQGITLDGFLKDNDLDAAAMQAQQLAIALRDNEGIDAYVWHDRFQSVVTVGSFDSPRDPKIRLFYQKFAATQEVVGDQNTPSVKVQFLAIDGNGRKLDPAKVNPAQMDSRVKLWAFDPNPQLMRIPKWR